Proteins co-encoded in one Halococcoides cellulosivorans genomic window:
- a CDS encoding ABC transporter permease subunit — protein MDPVRSALDPLRRPFIGPNTVGASWSFWAGFVALVVLAVAYPLFAGQYPAYQDAQFIAYAFLGVSLALVWGYGGILSFGQVAFFGAAGYAFGVITINFASPLGITVGVVASVAIGALLAALLGYFMFYGGVTEVYVTIITLVTSLVLHTFMAQTAGDEWTIGSAALGGFNGMPDIPAFELGAGPVAVAITNARYYWFVLALFVVTFLGLRWLVNSDFGRVAVAVREDEDRTRMFGYDVRRVKLLVFTLGGALAGLGGVLNTAWGSYVSPDVFSLSFAALPVVWVSVGGRKSLIGATVGTLAVAWGNRWLSINLPDFALIAIGTLLVVTILFFPDGVVPRVADGWPRIVAGVRSLPGRIRRLPSTVRRMPQLVRDKLGSTPLRADGDGEVTDR, from the coding sequence GTCGCCTACCCCCTGTTCGCGGGCCAGTATCCCGCCTACCAGGACGCCCAGTTCATCGCCTACGCGTTCCTCGGCGTGAGTCTCGCGCTCGTCTGGGGGTACGGTGGCATCCTGAGTTTCGGCCAGGTCGCCTTCTTCGGGGCGGCGGGCTACGCGTTCGGCGTCATCACGATCAATTTCGCGTCGCCGCTGGGCATCACGGTCGGCGTCGTCGCCAGCGTCGCCATCGGCGCGCTGCTGGCGGCACTATTGGGCTATTTCATGTTCTACGGCGGCGTGACCGAGGTCTACGTCACGATCATCACGCTGGTGACCTCGCTCGTGCTGCATACGTTCATGGCCCAGACGGCGGGCGACGAGTGGACGATCGGATCGGCCGCCCTCGGTGGGTTCAACGGCATGCCCGACATCCCGGCGTTCGAACTCGGCGCGGGCCCGGTCGCGGTCGCGATCACGAACGCACGATATTACTGGTTCGTACTCGCGCTGTTCGTGGTGACCTTCCTCGGGTTGCGCTGGCTGGTCAATTCGGATTTCGGCCGTGTCGCGGTCGCCGTCCGCGAAGACGAGGATCGCACCCGGATGTTCGGCTACGACGTTCGCCGGGTCAAACTGCTCGTGTTCACGCTGGGCGGCGCGCTCGCGGGGCTGGGCGGCGTCCTCAACACCGCATGGGGCAGTTACGTTAGCCCCGACGTGTTCTCGCTGTCCTTTGCGGCCCTTCCCGTGGTCTGGGTCAGCGTCGGCGGCCGGAAGAGTCTGATCGGCGCGACGGTCGGGACGCTCGCGGTCGCGTGGGGCAATCGGTGGCTGAGCATCAATCTCCCGGATTTCGCGCTGATCGCGATCGGTACGCTGCTCGTCGTCACGATCCTGTTTTTCCCCGACGGGGTCGTGCCACGGGTGGCCGACGGGTGGCCGCGGATCGTCGCCGGCGTCCGCTCGCTCCCCGGCCGCATTCGACGACTGCCCTCGACGGTTCGCCGGATGCCACAGCTAGTGCGCGACAAGCTGGGGTCGACGCCGCTGCGCGCCGACGGTGACGGGGAGGTGACCGACCGATGA
- a CDS encoding ABC transporter ATP-binding protein, producing the protein MSTDDAQESVKAGSKYPDARQSEAQILTGSGTDTLLQTDALLKSFGGFHAVETVDFAVEAGEMHCLIGPNGAGKSTLMKLITGTHDATSGRIFYDGQEITDLEPHERIRRGISIKFQVPSVYEELSVRENVRLPIQRFLSGADREARIEETLDIVGLADRADDLVGDLAHGQQQQLEIGMAASLDPDLLLLDEPVAGLSMEERDEIADRIQTLNTERGIAFVVIEHDTDFVAKIADEVTVLHQGQIFREGPIEEIRDDPEVRRIYLGGESDA; encoded by the coding sequence ATGAGTACTGACGACGCTCAAGAGAGTGTCAAGGCCGGCAGCAAGTACCCCGACGCCAGACAGAGCGAGGCTCAGATCCTCACCGGCAGTGGGACCGACACGCTGCTCCAGACCGACGCCCTCCTCAAGAGCTTCGGCGGGTTCCACGCGGTCGAGACCGTAGACTTCGCGGTCGAGGCCGGCGAGATGCACTGTCTGATCGGGCCGAACGGCGCGGGCAAGTCCACGCTGATGAAACTCATCACGGGCACCCACGACGCGACCTCGGGGCGGATCTTCTACGACGGCCAGGAGATCACCGACCTCGAACCCCACGAGCGCATCCGACGGGGCATCTCGATCAAGTTCCAGGTCCCCAGCGTCTACGAGGAGTTGTCGGTCCGCGAGAACGTCCGGCTCCCGATCCAGCGGTTCCTCAGCGGTGCCGACCGCGAGGCGAGAATCGAGGAGACGCTCGACATCGTCGGACTCGCGGATCGGGCCGACGACCTCGTGGGCGATCTGGCTCACGGGCAACAACAGCAACTCGAAATCGGCATGGCCGCCTCCCTCGATCCCGATCTGCTCTTGCTCGACGAACCCGTCGCGGGACTGTCGATGGAGGAACGCGACGAGATCGCAGACCGGATTCAGACGCTCAACACCGAGCGCGGGATCGCGTTCGTCGTCATCGAACACGACACCGACTTCGTCGCAAAGATCGCTGACGAGGTGACCGTCCTCCACCAGGGCCAGATCTTCCGGGAGGGCCCGATCGAGGAGATCCGTGACGATCCGGAGGTCCGCCGGATCTATCTGGGTGGTGAGAGCGATGCTTGA
- a CDS encoding ABC transporter ATP-binding protein has product MLEIEGLTAGYHHTPVLRDVSVTVERGEIVGVMGKNGVGKTTLVKTVMGLLDPTTGTITFDGDDVTHAPADVRARMGMGYIPQGRDVFPDLTVEQNLRMGGTVNTGTAGPIERVRGVLADPRSVLGDDDPPLDRIYEYFPILEERADQRAGSLSGGQQQMLAIGRALVGDPDLLVLDEPSEGIQPSIVEQIHQDMRAINADLDTTILFVEQNLEVIRAMADRCYAMERGVIGAELDGETLADAEATAEYLAI; this is encoded by the coding sequence ATGCTTGAGATCGAGGGCCTGACGGCGGGCTATCACCACACGCCCGTGTTGCGAGACGTCTCCGTGACCGTCGAGCGGGGCGAAATCGTCGGCGTCATGGGCAAAAACGGCGTCGGCAAGACCACGCTCGTCAAGACCGTGATGGGTCTTCTCGACCCGACGACGGGGACGATCACCTTCGACGGCGACGACGTGACCCACGCGCCCGCCGACGTCCGGGCGCGCATGGGGATGGGGTACATCCCACAGGGGCGGGACGTCTTCCCGGATCTGACCGTCGAGCAGAACCTCCGCATGGGCGGGACGGTCAACACGGGGACCGCCGGCCCGATCGAGCGGGTTCGAGGCGTCCTCGCCGATCCCAGGTCGGTGCTCGGTGACGACGACCCCCCACTCGATCGGATCTACGAGTACTTCCCGATTCTCGAAGAGCGGGCCGACCAGCGGGCCGGTTCGCTCTCCGGCGGGCAACAGCAGATGCTCGCGATCGGGCGAGCGTTGGTGGGCGATCCCGACCTGCTCGTGCTCGACGAACCCTCGGAGGGGATCCAGCCGTCGATCGTCGAACAGATCCACCAGGACATGCGGGCGATCAACGCCGACCTGGACACGACGATCCTGTTCGTCGAGCAGAACCTCGAAGTGATCCGCGCGATGGCCGACCGGTGTTACGCCATGGAACGAGGCGTCATCGGGGCCGAACTCGACGGCGAGACGCTCGCCGACGCCGAGGCGACTGCGGAGTACCTCGCGATCTGA
- a CDS encoding thioredoxin family protein, with protein sequence MSDSDDIESIREQKKAQMMGDGGASANAAESAGAPADPIHVEGADHLGEIVQEYDVVFADFYADWCGPCKMLEPIAEDIAAETDAAVAKVDVDAHQQLAAQYRVQGVPTVVIFGQGEVAEQLTGVRDKTQYLDLIERVGA encoded by the coding sequence ATGAGTGACAGCGACGACATCGAGAGCATCCGAGAGCAAAAGAAAGCACAGATGATGGGGGACGGCGGTGCGTCCGCAAACGCGGCCGAATCGGCAGGAGCGCCCGCCGACCCCATCCACGTCGAGGGGGCCGACCACCTCGGGGAGATCGTTCAGGAGTACGACGTGGTCTTCGCGGACTTCTACGCTGACTGGTGTGGACCGTGCAAGATGCTCGAACCGATCGCTGAGGACATCGCGGCGGAGACCGACGCCGCGGTCGCCAAGGTCGACGTCGACGCCCACCAGCAACTCGCTGCGCAGTACCGCGTCCAGGGCGTCCCGACGGTCGTGATCTTCGGGCAGGGCGAGGTTGCCGAACAGCTCACTGGCGTCCGTGACAAGACCCAGTATCTCGATCTGATCGAGCGGGTTGGGGCCTGA